In one window of Ovis aries strain OAR_USU_Benz2616 breed Rambouillet chromosome 5, ARS-UI_Ramb_v3.0, whole genome shotgun sequence DNA:
- the LOC101108306 gene encoding olfactory receptor 7A17-like, with protein MYLVTVFGNLLIILAISSDCHLRTPMYFFLSNLSFVDICFTSTTIPKMLWNIQTQSKVITYEGCITQVYFFTLFAGLDILFLTVMAYDHFMAICHPLHYTVTMNPQICGLLVLVSWVIISLFYCTGLGVYLSSAGTHSFHSSATASVMYTEVTRMLNPFIYSLRNKDLKKGLKKLFGKIIIKGPIGIELQSPSSTIQEGIQTSAQRTTSQSSHAGESKSPKDTAGTGHRE; from the exons ATGTACCTGGTCACTGTGTTTGGAAACTTGCTCATCATCCTGGCCATCAGCTCAGACTGCCACCTCcgcacccccatgtacttcttcctctccaacctgTCCTTTGTAGACATCTGcttcacctccaccaccatcccaAAGATGCTGTGGAACATCCAGACACAGAGCAAAGTCATAACCTATGAAGGCTGCATCACCCAGGTGTATTTTTTCACACTCTTTGCAGGACTTGACATCTTGTTCCTAACAGTGATGGCCTATGATCACTTCATGGCCATCTGCCACCCCCTGCACTACACGGTCACCATGAACCCTCAGATCTGTGGACTGCTGGTGCTGGTGTCCTGGGTCATCA TCTCCTTATTTTATTGTACAGGTTTAGGAGTGTACCTCAGCTCTGCTGGTACCCACAGCTTCCACTCAAGTGCAACAGCCTCGGTGATGTACACTGAGGTCACACGcatgctgaaccccttcatctatagtctgagaaataaagacttaaagAAGGGTCTGAAAAAACTCTTTGGAAAGATAATCATAAAAGGTCCTATTGGCATAG AGCTTCAGTCTCCATCATCAACCATCCAGGAAGGGATTCAGACTTCTGCCCAGAGAACTACCTCTCAGAGTTCCCATGCTGGTGAGTCCAAGAGCCCAAAAGACACTGCAGGAACAGGTCACAGAGAATGA